In Pelmatolapia mariae isolate MD_Pm_ZW linkage group LG8, Pm_UMD_F_2, whole genome shotgun sequence, one genomic interval encodes:
- the LOC134633815 gene encoding LOW QUALITY PROTEIN: testican-2-like (The sequence of the model RefSeq protein was modified relative to this genomic sequence to represent the inferred CDS: substituted 1 base at 1 genomic stop codon): MEENIGSDETLDTTKDPCQNVKCSRHKVCIAQGYQRAMCVNRKKLEHRGKQSGQMEVQEGICKPCPVAASSPVCGSDGHNYASECKLEQQACLTGKDLSVMCSGFCPCSTASVSITNADTKHGKXSCTGQDLADLGDRLRDWFQLLHGNAKQNNSGKPGAGTASALDKSLVASCKDSIGWMFSKLDTNNDLYLDHAELAAINLDKYEVCIRPFFNSCDSYKDGKVSTAEWCLCFWREKPPCLAELERIQVQEAAKKKPGMYIPSCDEDGYYRKVQCDQSRGECWCVDQHGGEMMGTRIHGNPDCDEVMGYSGDFGSGVGWEDEEEKEAEDNGEEAEEEEEEEGEADDGGYIW, from the exons ATGGAGGAAAACATTGGTTCTGATGAAA cCCTGGACACCACCAAGGATCCGTGCCAGAATGTGAAGTGCAGTCGCCATAAGGTGTGCATTGCTCAGGGCTACCAGAGGGCCATGTGTGTCAATCGCAAAAAACTGGAGCACAG AGGCAAACAGTCAGGGCAGATGGAGGTGCAGGAAGGCATCTGCAAGCCTTGTCCTGTGGCTGCCTCCTCACCTGTGTGTGGCTCTGATGGACATAACTACGCTTCAGAG TGCAAGCTGGAGCAGCAGGCTTGCCTCACAGGCAAAGACCTGAGCGTCATGTGCTCTGGATTTTGCCCTTGCTCCACAGCCTCCGTTTCCATAACAAATGCCGACACAAAGCACGGCAAGT aGAGCTGCACTGGGCAGGACCTGGCAGACCTGGGTGACCGTCTGAGAGACTGGTTCCAACTCCTTCATGGAAACGCGAAGCAAAATAACTCTGGCAAGCCTGGAGCTGGCACCGCTTCAG CACTGGACAAGAGCCTGGTGGCCAGCTGCAAGGACTCCATAGGCTGGATGTTCTCGAAGCTGGACACCAACAACGATCTGTATCTTGACCACGCTGAGCTGGCGGCTATTAACCTGGACAAGTATGAGGTCTGCATCCGACCCTTCTTCAACTCCTGTGACAGCTACAAGGATGGGAAGGTCTCTACAGCAGAGTGGTGCCTCTGCTTCTGGAGAGAAA AGCCGCCATGCCTTGCTGAGCTGGAGCGGATCCAAGTGCAGGAGGCAGCCAAAAAGAAGCCgg GGATGTACATTCCCAGCTGCGATGAGGACGGCTACTACAGGAAAGTGCAGTGCGACCAGAGCCGAGGGGAGTGCTGGTGCGTGGACCAGCACGGTGGAGAGATGATGGGCACCAGAATCCATGGCAACCCCGACTGTG ATGAAGTGATGGGATATTCTGGAGATTTTGGAAGTGGAGTGGGATgggaagatgaggaggagaaggaggcggAGGACAACGGGGAGGAggcagaagaggaggaagaggaggaaggtgAGGCAGATGATGGAGGATATATCTGGTAG